GATTAAAAAATGGACCTGTGGTGTCGTTAGGAGTTGTGGTTTGGAAGTggtggagaagggagggagagaatgaaagtGGCTCGCTTTGAGTGGGCAAAATGTCAGCCCGAAATGATGTTCTCATCttgaagcacctgaaggcaggaggaggaggaagaggaagaggagaaggagaggaagaggaggaggatgtattagatttgttttgtttctatatttctatattctgtgagccaccccgagttttcagagaaaggcggcatacaaatattattattattattattattattattactactatcatcaataataataataataataataataataataataataataataataatatttgtatgccgcccttctccaaaaactcggggtgactcacagaataaatatagaaatatagaaacaacaacaaacaacagcaataataataataataataataataataataataataataataatatttgtatgccgcccctctccaaaaactcggggtgactcacagaataaatatagaaatatagaaacaacaacaaacaacaacaacagcaataataataataataataataataatatttgtatgccgcccttctccaaaaactcggggtgactcacagaataaatatagaaatatagaaacaacaacaacaacatctgaCCTCTCCTGACCCCTCTTTTtcgatctccccccccccctcatagtAGCCTTTTGTCTTCTTGGCCTCTCCGTCTCTCGTTTGGCTTGACGGACAGACGCCTCATTGTTTTAATGCACTGGTGGGAATTGTGCCATGGAATTACTTAAAAAGAATGACGCCCCGGAGGCTGGGCGGGATACGGGAGCCTCCTCTGAGCATAGACGGGCGGTAGAAGCCCGATGTTCTCAGAGGCCGCCTTGCTTTTCAATCCTGGAGTTTATGGTGGAAGGTACGTATGTGCTCCGCCATTCGGAGCGGAgacggaagggaccttagaggtcatctagtccaaccccctgctcaagcaggagaccctagaccCATGGTGGTGGACCTGTGGCACAGCCCTCTCTGCAGACAGGGGAGATATCGGCCCCTGCAGCTCAGCTCCACGGCACATGTTTGCTTGCCCCtcctgctggccaactgatttttgagtCATTGATGCGCAGGTGCTGGGGCAGGGTGCATGCAAGAaatgtgtgcgcatgcacaggggtgggGGAATGCAAGGGGTCATGTGCAGATGCACCAGTCGAGGAGCATGGGAGTTTGCATGCATGAACATTGCATTGTGGGTTATAAACAGGCAAAGGCTCCCCATTGACGGCATTACAAGACCGTTCCCAAAGTGAGTGTGTccagcactgttccctctaatgtGCGCAGCGCGCCAGGGCGCAGGCAAATGCCAAACACAGCACAGCATTTTTCAAGCCCATGCAGTGGAGCCAGCGCCATTTTTCCCCGCCAACatctgatctgcccctcccaagctgttggcGTGGGAGAAACCCCCGGCTTCTCGGACTCTGTCTGGGGCTGCCGTCGTGCACGCCCACCTCCTTTGCAACCTCCCGAAGGCAGAAATTTGGGGTGGAGGCTGATGGAGGCCAGCACGTGACTCTCCTTTGTTTCTAAGCGATCcacacccaggcatgaaaatgtgccgctcagacattatttatttatttatttattacttagatttgtatgccgcccctctccgaagactcggggcggctcacaacatgtagaaacaaatcataagcaatcagacaaatttaaaatatttaaatatttaaaaaaccccatatgctaacagacacacacacagacataccatgcataaattaaacgtgcccaggggggagatgtttcagttcccccatgcctgacggcaaaggtgggttttaaggagtttacggaaggcaggaagagtaggggcagttctaatctccggggggagttggttccagagggccgatgccgccacagagaaggctcttcccctggggcccgccaaccgacattgtttagttgacgggacccggagaaggccaactctgtgggacctaatcggtcgctgggattcgtgcggcaggaggcggtctcggagatattctggtccgatgccatgaagggctttaaaggtcataaccaacactttgaattgtgaccggaaattgatcggcagccaatgcagactgcggagtgatggtgaaacatgggcatacctaggtaggcccatgactgctctcgcagctgcattttgcacgatctgaagtttccgaacacttttcaaaggtagccccatgtagagagcattacagtagtcgaacctcgaggtgatgagggcatgagtgactgtgggcaatgagtcccggtccagatagggccgcaactggtgcaccaggcgaacctgggcaaacgcccccctcgccacagctgaaagatgttgttctaatgtgagctgtggatcgaggaggacgcccaagttgcggaccctctctgagggggtcaatgattccccccccagggtaatggacggacagatggagttgtccttgggaggcaaaacccacagccactccgtcttatccgggttgagcttgagtctgttgacacccatccaggccccaacagcctccaggcaccggcacatcacttccaccgcttcgttgactgggcatggggtggagatgtaaagctgggtatcatccgcatattgatgatacctcaccccatgtccttggatgatctcgcccagcggtttcatgtagatgttaaatagcaggggggagaggaccgacccctgaggcaccccacaagggagagacctaggagtcgacctctgaccccccactaacaccgactgcgaccggccagagaggtaggaggagaaccactgaagcacagtgcctcccacccccagcccctccagccggtgcagaaggataccatggtcgatggtatcgaaagccgctgagaggtcaaggagcaccaggacagaggataaacccctgtcccgggcccgccagagatcatccatcaacgcgaccaaagcggtttccatgctgtaaccgggcctgaaacccgactgccagggacctagataatcggcttcttccaaggaccgctggagctggagtgccaccaccttctcaacaaccttccccataaagggaaggttggagactggacaatagttattaaggacagctgggtccagggagggcttcttgaggagggggcgcacaagcgcttctttatagagtgatggaaaaactcccctccccaaggaagcgttggtaatctcctgggcccagctccgtgtcacctccctgctggccgaaaccaaccaggagggacacggatccagtaaacaggtggcggaactcacagctccaatggccttgtccacttcatcaggtgtcaccagatcaaactcttcccagacaggtggacaagtacgtgccccagtcacctcgactgactcgttgtcagtcggctctgttgtacaattggagtcgaggtcggcccgaatccgagcgactatatcagcgaaaaacgtgttaaaatcctcggcactactctgcaagggctccccaactcccccctgattaagaagggagcgggtcaccctaaacagagcggccgggcgggattccgctgatgcaatcaaggcggcatggtacgcgcatcttgccgccttgagcgccactttgtaagtcttaataaaagctcttacaagtgttcgatcggattcagacctactcttcctccatcgcttctctagacgtctcttttggcgcttcaactcccggagctcctcgttgaaccatggggctctacggggtctaacgcctcggagaggtcgcaaaggcgcaatccggtcaagagcccccgctgcagccgtgttccaggcctccgcgagagactccgccgaactgtggacgagtgcctctggaataaccccaagcgccgtctgaaagccctctgggtccatcaggcgtctggggcggaacatcttcattggttccgcctccctgcggggaaggattggagccaggaagtcaagccgtagtagaaaatggtctgaccatgacaaaggcaatacttctaagccccttagtctcagaccattactcaattgctcggaaaggaataccatgtcaggtgcttttccgcccacactgaaaaaaaattagagggaacattggtgtccAGTGAGTGGGCACCCGCATGTCAGCGCAAGATTCAGCTTCCGGCATGCGCCGAAAGCCTACTCTCAGGTGAGGATGCGTGCACGAatgagattttagtgattttcACAAATATTTGCTGGAAATGGTCGAAATTTCTCTCTCCCGTGTGTCTTGATGAGAAATTTCACTTCcagcgcatgtgcaaaagccaaatcatGCACCGACATGCGCGGCCAcccgccggtcagctggagctgcgcacacagctcaatttttgctaccgggaTGCCGTGTTGCCACGGTTGCAACCCACGACAACAAAaacagttcgccatcactgtccagTATTTCCTTTAAAAGTGTCGGAACGCCCACCacgtctggtggcaagcagttccacagtgcagtcaggcggtagggaaagcaagtaggatgcttggctgcatagctagaggtataacaagcaggaagagggagattatgatcccactatatagaattctggtgagaccacatttggaatactgtgttcagttctggagacctcacctacaaaaagatattgacaaaattgaacgggtccaaagacgggctacaagaatggtggaaggtcttaagcataaaacgtatcaggaaagacttaacaaactcagtctgtatagtctggaggacagaaggaaaaggggggacatgatcgaaacatttaaatatattaaagggttaaataaggtccaggagggaagtgtttttaataggaaagtgaacacaagaacaaggggacacaatctgaagttagttgggggaaagatcaaaagcaacatgagaaaatattattttactgaaagagtagtagatccttggaacaaacttccagcagatgtggtagataaatccacagtaactgaatttaaacatgcctgggataaacatatatccatcctaagataaaatacagaaaatagtataagggcagactagatggaccatgaggtctttttctgccgtcagacttctatgtttctatgtttctatgattgtcctcactgttagggaaGTTTCTGCTGAATTCCAGGTGGCTTCCCTCCTGGATGAGGTGCCACCTGTTGTTTCTTGCCCTGAAttcctcagttgctttggagaataggtggacccTCTTTTCTTAAGACCTCAAACAGTCTTCTTCCTGTTTATTTGACGCCTTCTAAATTTGTTGATGTCTTTGTGTTGTTTCAGGAAGTTCTCGAGATGTTGAGCAGACCCTCTTTGCCAGATCTGTCATCGTCTCGGTCCTGGGTCTTTCTGGGGATGGTCTTCTTGGTGGGATCTGGACAAAGTTGCTCTTTCAGGTGCAAATGTTTGGTTGAGGAAAGAGTTGTTTTCTGCAATGGCCGGAATTTGACTACTGTGCCCGTCAAGATCCCACCAGATTCAGAGTTCTTAGACTTAAGCCGAAATAGCCTTCGGACCCTACACCAGGGTATGTTCTCCCGCCTCCAAGCCCTCAAAGAGCTGGACCTCGGCTACAACATCATCTCCAACATTGAACAAGGGGCCTTCAACGGCCTGCAGAAGGTCATGACCCTCCGACTAGTGGGCAACCAGTTGAAGATGGTCCCAGACAGGGTCTTCACAGGGCTGCCCAACCTCTCCATTCTCGACCTCAGAGACAACAAGATCCTCGTTTTCTTGGACGACACGTTCAAAGACCTCTTCAGTCTCGGGGACCTGGACGTAAGGGACAATCCTCTGGTTTTGGTTTCAGGCCAGGCTTTTCAAGGCCTCCAACATCTACAGAAGTTCGCTCTTCAGAAATGCAACTTCACCAGCCTGCCAACGGAGGCCCTGTCCCACCTTCACCACCTGTTGGAGCTTCGTCTCAACATTCTCAACCTCCGAGTCCTCCACAATTATTCCTTCCGGAAACTCCACCGGTTAAAAGTTCTGGAGATCAACCAGTGGCCTTCCTTGAAAGTTCTGGAGCCGCACAGTCTCTTTGGCCTAAACCTCACTTCCTTGTATGTCATCCGATGCAACCTCCATGATGTTCCTTATAGGGCCATCAAGCACCTGGTCCATCTCCGTTCCCTCGACCTCTCTTACAATCCCATCTCAACCATCCGTGGAAGGAAATTGCTGGATCTCTCCCGCCTCCAAGAATTCCACCTTACGGGTGGCCGACTGGCCACCATCCAAGCCAACGCATTTGAAGGCCTCGTCCATTTCCGTCTCCTTAATGTCTCCGCCAACCATCTCCGGACTCTTGAAGAAAGAGTCTTCCACTCGGTGGGCAACCTAGAAGTCCTTCGTCTGGACCAGAACCCTTTGGCCTGTGACTGCCGCCTCCTCTGGATCTTGAAGAGGCGGCAGAGGTTGAACTTTGAAGCGCAGCTGCCCATCTGCGCCACCAGCTCGGAAGGCGGCGAGAAGGTCTTCCACGACTTCTCCAGCGCTCTAGCGCACCACTTCACCTGCCGGAAGTCTATGATTGAGAACAAG
This genomic window from Erythrolamprus reginae isolate rEryReg1 chromosome 13, rEryReg1.hap1, whole genome shotgun sequence contains:
- the LINGO4 gene encoding leucine-rich repeat and immunoglobulin-like domain-containing nogo receptor-interacting protein 4, encoding MLSRPSLPDLSSSRSWVFLGMVFLVGSGQSCSFRCKCLVEERVVFCNGRNLTTVPVKIPPDSEFLDLSRNSLRTLHQGMFSRLQALKELDLGYNIISNIEQGAFNGLQKVMTLRLVGNQLKMVPDRVFTGLPNLSILDLRDNKILVFLDDTFKDLFSLGDLDVRDNPLVLVSGQAFQGLQHLQKFALQKCNFTSLPTEALSHLHHLLELRLNILNLRVLHNYSFRKLHRLKVLEINQWPSLKVLEPHSLFGLNLTSLYVIRCNLHDVPYRAIKHLVHLRSLDLSYNPISTIRGRKLLDLSRLQEFHLTGGRLATIQANAFEGLVHFRLLNVSANHLRTLEERVFHSVGNLEVLRLDQNPLACDCRLLWILKRRQRLNFEAQLPICATSSEGGEKVFHDFSSALAHHFTCRKSMIENKTFQKVVVHEGEQANLTCSGDGDPPPIISWVSPQNITLDSTSKGRSTILPDGTLKIQYVQLEDGGTYRCVASNAAGNDSMVASLQVLVPRFNQSLFRKDFVLRNNTVISSSFSLHASIWLGILVIGIVPFFCSVLVCFTFIFLYSRGRGNVTHQVIPAETRPSRGYKAIVGQRRHSPKKPPRTSPQKPR